The Brassica napus cultivar Da-Ae chromosome C7, Da-Ae, whole genome shotgun sequence genome has a segment encoding these proteins:
- the LOC106411557 gene encoding protein HAIKU1 isoform X1, with protein MRARKSRKPYFPLFLSLKPLWFVLLSFANLHFSGQILKTRKLSFSLKGLIMDDHNNDNHHQHHLGVNKMGKNIRKEPSNQQNQQQNPQALVYNINKTDFRSIVQQLTGLGSASSVNPPQSTNSNPPKPPNSRLVKVRPAPLTQVNRPPPPPPHPVQSNPMASEPVQPINQLSINPAESPISAYMRYLIESSPVGNQPQPHDQNPVQPSTGLFPSQQTGPNPMLFQSPVSQFVLSPTPRSPFPLLSPNFAFSPRFLGSNESLPPPSPGFFFPLLSPLWKNQ; from the exons ATGAGAGCAAGAAAGTCAAGAAAGCCATACTTTCCtttgtttttatctttaaagCCTCTTTGGtttgttcttctttcttttgcAAATCTTCATTTCTCCGGTCAAATTCTGAAAACGCGTAAGCTCTCTTTCTCGTTAAAAG GTTTAATAATGGATGATCACAATAATGATaatcatcatcagcatcatctAGGTGTGAATAAGATGGGAAAAAACATCCGTAAAGAGCCATCAAATCAGCAAAATCAACAACAAAATCCTCAAGCTTTGGTTTATAACATCAACAAGACCGATTTCAGATCCATTGTTCAACAGTTAACCGGACTCGGCTCAGCTTCTTCTGTCAATCCTCCACAGTCAACAAACTCAAACCCACCAAAACCTCCAAATTCACGGTTGGTCAAAGTTAGACCAGCTCCTTTGACTCAAGTCAACCGCcctccacctccacctccaCATCCAGTTCAATCGAATCCAATGGCCTCTGAACCGGTTCAGCCTATTAACCAATTATCAATCAACCCGGCCGAATCTCCAATCTCGGCTTATATGCGTTACCTGATCGAATCAAGCCCTGTTGGAAACCAACCTCAACCACACGACCAAAACCCGGTTCAGCCATCAACTGGTTTGTTTCCTTCACAACAAACCGGTCCTAATCCAATGCTATTCCAGTCTCCAGTTTCGCAGTTTGTTTTGTCGCCGACGCCTAGATCGCCGTTTCCATTATTATCACCCAATTTCGCGTTTTCACCGCGGTTTTTAGGCAGTAACGAGTCTCTACCTCCGCCGTCACCAGGCTTTTTCTTCCCTTTGCTCAGTCCATTATGGAAAAATCAATAG
- the LOC106407039 gene encoding abscisic acid receptor PYR1, with product MADSEPIREGEQETHTTTTLHHQMIPSELTHDEFAELTDSITEFHTYQLGPGRCSSLLAQRIQSPPETVWSVVRRFDRPQIYKHFIKRCSVEEGFEMRVGCTRYVDVISGLPANTSRERLDLLDDERRVTGFSITGGEHRLRNYKSVTTVHGFERDGRIWTVVLESYVVDVPEGNTEEDTRLFADTVIKLNLQKLASITEGMSRSSGDGGNPPVM from the coding sequence ATGGCAGATTCAGAGCCAATCAGAGAAGGGGAACAAGAGACTCACACAACCACTACTCTCCATCACCAAATGATTCCTTCCGAGCTGACTCACGACGAGTTCGCCGAGCTAACCGACTCAATCACCGAGTTCCACACCTACCAACTCGGTCCCGGTCGCTGCTCCTCCCTCCTCGCCCAACGCATCCAGTCCCCTCCCGAAACCGTCTGGTCCGTCGTGAGACGCTTCGATCGTCCCCAGATTTACAAACACTTCATCAAAAGATGCTCCGTCGAAGAAGGATTCGAGATGCGAGTGGGGTGCACGCGCTACGTGGACGTGATCAGCGGCCTTCCGGCGAACACGTCGAGGGAGAGGCTCGATCTCCTCGACGACGAGCGGAGGGTGACGGGGTTTAGCATCACCGGAGGCGAGCACAGGCTGAGGAATTACAAGTCGGTGACGACGGTTCATGGATTCGAGAGAGATGGACGGATCTGGACCGTTGTTCTTGAATCGTACGTCGTGGATGTGCCGGAGGGGAACACGGAGGAGGATACGCGTTTGTTTGCTGATACTGTGATTAAACTGAATCTTCAGAAGCTCGCGTCGATTACTGAAGGTATGAGTCGGAGTTCCGGCGACGGAGGAAACCCTCCGGTGATGTGA
- the LOC106411557 gene encoding protein HAIKU1 isoform X2, with translation MRARKSRKPYFPLFLSLKPLWFVLLSFANLHFSGQILKTRLIMDDHNNDNHHQHHLGVNKMGKNIRKEPSNQQNQQQNPQALVYNINKTDFRSIVQQLTGLGSASSVNPPQSTNSNPPKPPNSRLVKVRPAPLTQVNRPPPPPPHPVQSNPMASEPVQPINQLSINPAESPISAYMRYLIESSPVGNQPQPHDQNPVQPSTGLFPSQQTGPNPMLFQSPVSQFVLSPTPRSPFPLLSPNFAFSPRFLGSNESLPPPSPGFFFPLLSPLWKNQ, from the exons ATGAGAGCAAGAAAGTCAAGAAAGCCATACTTTCCtttgtttttatctttaaagCCTCTTTGGtttgttcttctttcttttgcAAATCTTCATTTCTCCGGTCAAATTCTGAAAACGC GTTTAATAATGGATGATCACAATAATGATaatcatcatcagcatcatctAGGTGTGAATAAGATGGGAAAAAACATCCGTAAAGAGCCATCAAATCAGCAAAATCAACAACAAAATCCTCAAGCTTTGGTTTATAACATCAACAAGACCGATTTCAGATCCATTGTTCAACAGTTAACCGGACTCGGCTCAGCTTCTTCTGTCAATCCTCCACAGTCAACAAACTCAAACCCACCAAAACCTCCAAATTCACGGTTGGTCAAAGTTAGACCAGCTCCTTTGACTCAAGTCAACCGCcctccacctccacctccaCATCCAGTTCAATCGAATCCAATGGCCTCTGAACCGGTTCAGCCTATTAACCAATTATCAATCAACCCGGCCGAATCTCCAATCTCGGCTTATATGCGTTACCTGATCGAATCAAGCCCTGTTGGAAACCAACCTCAACCACACGACCAAAACCCGGTTCAGCCATCAACTGGTTTGTTTCCTTCACAACAAACCGGTCCTAATCCAATGCTATTCCAGTCTCCAGTTTCGCAGTTTGTTTTGTCGCCGACGCCTAGATCGCCGTTTCCATTATTATCACCCAATTTCGCGTTTTCACCGCGGTTTTTAGGCAGTAACGAGTCTCTACCTCCGCCGTCACCAGGCTTTTTCTTCCCTTTGCTCAGTCCATTATGGAAAAATCAATAG
- the LOC106411557 gene encoding protein HAIKU1 isoform X3 — MDDHNNDNHHQHHLGVNKMGKNIRKEPSNQQNQQQNPQALVYNINKTDFRSIVQQLTGLGSASSVNPPQSTNSNPPKPPNSRLVKVRPAPLTQVNRPPPPPPHPVQSNPMASEPVQPINQLSINPAESPISAYMRYLIESSPVGNQPQPHDQNPVQPSTGLFPSQQTGPNPMLFQSPVSQFVLSPTPRSPFPLLSPNFAFSPRFLGSNESLPPPSPGFFFPLLSPLWKNQ; from the coding sequence ATGGATGATCACAATAATGATaatcatcatcagcatcatctAGGTGTGAATAAGATGGGAAAAAACATCCGTAAAGAGCCATCAAATCAGCAAAATCAACAACAAAATCCTCAAGCTTTGGTTTATAACATCAACAAGACCGATTTCAGATCCATTGTTCAACAGTTAACCGGACTCGGCTCAGCTTCTTCTGTCAATCCTCCACAGTCAACAAACTCAAACCCACCAAAACCTCCAAATTCACGGTTGGTCAAAGTTAGACCAGCTCCTTTGACTCAAGTCAACCGCcctccacctccacctccaCATCCAGTTCAATCGAATCCAATGGCCTCTGAACCGGTTCAGCCTATTAACCAATTATCAATCAACCCGGCCGAATCTCCAATCTCGGCTTATATGCGTTACCTGATCGAATCAAGCCCTGTTGGAAACCAACCTCAACCACACGACCAAAACCCGGTTCAGCCATCAACTGGTTTGTTTCCTTCACAACAAACCGGTCCTAATCCAATGCTATTCCAGTCTCCAGTTTCGCAGTTTGTTTTGTCGCCGACGCCTAGATCGCCGTTTCCATTATTATCACCCAATTTCGCGTTTTCACCGCGGTTTTTAGGCAGTAACGAGTCTCTACCTCCGCCGTCACCAGGCTTTTTCTTCCCTTTGCTCAGTCCATTATGGAAAAATCAATAG